Genomic DNA from Channa argus isolate prfri chromosome 2, Channa argus male v1.0, whole genome shotgun sequence:
TTattctttaaaaactttaaaaacactcaCAATGACAAAACACCCATCAATTGTACAGTATGAAAATGTATACATATTCTAAGGAATGATCTTTGTAGGACTCCCTGGCACATTTGTACTATTTGTTCTCTTTACACAATATTTACAGATCTCAAATGAGCCGCTTGTGCCTGCAGTGATATACAGAATTGTATTAAGTGGGAGTCTGTGCATGTGATGAAAAGGCATCTTCTGGCCTGACCAAGGCCAAGTTCAATCCCAGTTCCAACATGCATCTTTACATCATATGAAAAAGGCAATTGGCACCAACCCTTCATGTGTTCTGTTGTATGTACAACATAGTGCTATAAGAGAGAACCAAAATACATGTCACCACCGATATATCCAGGACTACAGTGTATTTGCAATGTGTTAAAATGATGGTGCTGCAACATCAGTACGGATATCAATCTAACCATATCACTTTCCAGGCAACTCAAGTGCAAATACACTGAGTAATGGACCCATAAAAAGTACAAGAAGTTAACAGGAGGTCAATGGGACTAAAATTTACCCACCCATATTATTTCAAGATTATTTAAAACCATTCAAATCTACAAAATGTCAGTGGACCAGGGTTCATTGCAGTGATGATGTGTCTTTGGGCAGGTGGGAGCAGGGCTGTGCACAAGTAAACTGccactgccccccaatccatcTGTCTACATGGATTCTGCTAGTGTTACCCAACAACACTTTAACGGTAAGTACTGTAATCACAAGATCAGGTGAGAAATTGGAAATCTAATAACTGTCCCGGGAGTTCGAGCACCTTCGGAGAGTTCACAGCAGCGTACCCAGTAAGGAGAACCATTCTAAAGCAAAGTATTAAAATCAGAGACCAAAGGAGGAGAACGGTGAACACTGAAAATCCTGGAAGAACAGGCTGccatgtgttttaataatgcaGCTTATTCATTACTGACAGTCGGCCATTCTTCATGCTGGGGCCACAAACTTCTCCTGTGCTGGTAATATTGCAGAGTAAGAAGAGGGTGATGCAGATCATCTCTATTAACATGAAGGCACTTACAGTATCTCCCAGCAGAAATTAgtgatgtaatttaaaataagagACAAAAACGAGCAGGGGACATATAGTAAAAAGCAATGGCCAGGTATTATGCCCAGGCAAAGACTGACAAATACTCATCCACAGTTGACAAACAGTCAACGTCACATGAGTAATcagtgaaagagagacaaaggtAGCAGCTGTAATAGAGAACAACTGCTAAGTGCAGTAACTGCTTGCATATTTACTTCACCAAAGTTATTACACACTCAAAATACCCACACAAAccaataaactaaaatatatttcataagGCACATTAGCACAATGTTGTTAATACAAGTAGAGCATCttaaaagagaagcaaaagaTAACAGATGGAAGTACCTTGAGTCAGAAGGGACTAGGCAGGAGAGGAGATGAACATCcatatgaaagaaaacatggCATTCGGCTGAGGATGAATAATCAGTAATACCAACCCAACGAATTAAAACACATGCCCCAGCTTTCGGGCTTCACGTGCCCTCAAAGTATAGCCATCTGCTTCCTTTATCCTGGGGTTTCATCGCAGCTCCTTTTAGGCAGCATATGTGCAAAAGCATGTGCAAAACCATCTCTTCACCATCCTCAAACTGACCaaaacaaggtaaaaaaaaaaaaaaaaaaattgctatgCAAAAGCTGGAAGTGCAGGTGTTGATATCAAAACGGAATTCTTGGTTGACTGTTCGGCTCAGTCAATGGCTTTGGAGGAAGTGAGGGGTTCAGTCTCTGAAGGGTCTTCCTGAGGAAACACCACATAACACACCTTCTGGCCCATGTACGTGACTCTTTCTGCAACACAAAAGACAGCAGAATGATTTTCAATTCTATATgctgatttcttttaaaatatggtTGGAACGTGAAAGCGTACAGAAGCAGAGGACAACTTACCGACTAGCCTATAAATGGTTTTGGGTTTATTCTTCCATTGAACACCCACAAAGTACACAGGGACACCCGTCAGCATGATGACCATTCCCAGGCCGCAAACCACTGGTTCAGAGTACAGACTGAAGCCCAGCAGCACTGCCCAGAAAATCAAGTAAGTGATGGGGACCAACATGTTCACCTGCAAAGAACCAAAACAGAGAAATTGCCATCTTCAATGCCAAGATACGAGATCACCTGTGTCTACAGCAAGTCCATGAAATCAAATAACAGACATTGTAATTTTGTTCCTGCAATAGATCTGTGGTTTTCCGCGTTCTGTACCTTGATGGGTCTGGCCAGGTTGGGTCTCTTTTTGCGGAGGTAAAGAAGGCCGGCAATGGTTACCCCATAGGACAGGTAGTTGATAAAAGACACGTAGTTGATCAGGTTGTGTGTTTCTCCAATGCACAGGATGACTATTGTGGCGATGCACTGTGGGACAAGAAGGCAAATCAAAGATCAAACATAGATTtacatacaatatataatatatatccTACTCTCCAGTACAGCAATGCTTACAGTACACAGTGTAGTACTTACGCAGACCAGCAGGGCAGGGATTGGAGTGCAGTTCTTCAGGTGGATCATAGCCAGCAGATAGGGCAGGTGACCCTCTCTGGCTCCTGAGAAACACAGTCtgcaagcagacacacacatgatTGTATGTGTTGAAACTGATCTCTAGGAGTAACTCTAAACACACTAGCTTTTATATTGCGGACTTACTAGCTACATAAGCTTTGTCATGTACCTGGAGGAGGTGAACAGGTACCCGTTGATTCCTCCAAAGGTGGACAGTGCTACAGAGATCGGCATCACCCAAGAAAACATTCCTAGCAGCTTTTCCCCGAATGTCTGGAACAATACAACACATGCTAGATCAGATTATTTGCACAAATAATTCCTTGATtgctacatttttaatttcactgaaaGCTGCAGAAGGCATTTTGGTCTGATTGGTTTCATGAGATAAATTGATTTTTAGGTTTTAGGTCTTATTGACTGATTAACTGGTTTGTTGAGGCACTGCCTTGTGCTTCTCACTAGCATACATCTGGTACATCAGTATATCGACTGAACTAAGCTCCAACTGTACGTGAAACTTCCAGTCAGGGGGATGAGGAGCTGCTCACCACTGCCACAGCATTGGAGGCCAGTAGCTCCTGAGGGGTCATGGAGGAGAAGTAGGCGATATTGGTCATAGTATACACCAGGGTCACCAGTGGGATGGAAATGTAGATGGCACGAGGCAGGTTCCTATCGAAATGAATAATACCAGTGAAGTAAGGAAAGCCATGATTCCTATAAAGTTTCTGGCGATTTTACAGAGATATAaaagaatatataaaatgtatataattagAAGTTAAAGCATTGAATATAGTCATGGACAATATGCTCGAAAGTTGAGTATGTACAACCACGATGAATTAGATCAACTGTACAATCACTTTTATAAATCACTATAGAGATATGAAATATTATTTGTGCATGTTCCATACTTGCGTGGCTCCACAACCTCCTCTGTGACATAGTTGAGGAAATTCCACCCACTGTAGGCAAAGGAGGCCTGGAGGAAAGCCAGAGCTATCTGTCCAACTGTGGGGTCCTGGCTAAACTCAAAGGCCACACTGGGTCTCAGGGCATCGTAGTGACCTAGAGGCAGGTGAGAAAAAGGCAGGTGTGGATGAAACGAGTTGTCCTATCAATCCTCATTAAGTACTGTTTCAATTGCAACTTgccataaaacattaaaacccccCTTTCACCCCCTTTCAACATTATTAATAAACAGAGCCTGGTCAACATTTTGCTGCCTACAGCTGCGCGATAAaatatttgtcttatttttataaCAATTTATTCCTGACAAACATATACACTAACCTTCTGAACTAGCTTGTTCATGTTATGTCTACTCATGTGCACCAGGGGTCACCAGCGTCAATACATGTTTGCTGCTGTCACAGAATCCacagcagtttatttatttatttcttattatttcattactactttgatacatttttcacattaccGCACACATTTTTGGTATTGCTCTTTTCTATAATTTGCTCATAATGTTTTTTCCTTATATCATCTATCAATTTATATAATTTCGAAAACTCTGCTTTCTATTGTcaaccgttttttttttctgtaattctcTATAAAATGAGCCCATTCACCCGTAATCATTATATGTCTTTATCGTGCAATGTATACATAATTTAAACCAAATCAAAGTTCAGCCAAAAAGCATGTGACCAAATAGTAGCAATTAGTCTGATTTAAGGAGGATGTGATCTGTGTGTATACCTGTACAGATTTGGACAAGTCCTACAACTATGATGAGTGCCAGAGCAAGGAGTTTTCCTACAGTGAACACATCCTGTATCCTCGTTGCCCAACGCACACTTGAGCAGTTCACCCAGGTCAGAAACActgcactcaaacacacagaaacagaaaagagttAGTCTGAAGTTCACAAGCTGTGTcttgaaatacacatttaaattgtattctTTAAATGCTCTTTACTAAGATAATTATAAgataattaacaaataaaatcacaagTCCTGTTATCCTGCAAGACACGACTAACAGatgttaaacacacattttatatattacatCATTTTATCGACACCATACTGGGGATATTAGCATTTCTAATTACcaacattcaaataaatatatacgTATCGatgtctacagtatataaatacatCTACATTGTTTCTATACACAGTAAAACATACTATACAACTGCCTGTGGCAGTTTATATGAACTGTACATTGTCTCACTGACTCACATTTCTTTGTTGCCTGCACACAACCGTAAAAGAAAGAACGTCTTTATTGTCAATACAGACAGAAGTCTATGGAATCAAACAGTTCTTACTTTTGTCTCCAACATGTGGactgtgtctgcgtgtgtgtgcgtgtgcccaACCGTGCTCTCCTCTCTAAATCATTGTCCTTCACGCAGACCTCCAGCAAGTGCCACCATAAAGAGGGTTGGACAAATTCCAAGTAAGCCAAACCAGACAAGTCAAAGTGGCTCTCTAGTGGCCCTCAAACTCAAGTTCAGGCTTCCAGCTGAGCGGAAAACccaaaaatgtaagtcaagCTTCTAGCACAGGATAAGAAACAGCACACGTCGAGCACCTTTGTGTTTTAAGTTCAATGTGTACGTTCCTGTACACATTATAGCATTTGGTGCAGGAAATCATGTCCCACAAtgctttttacaattttaaaagctGGTCTCTTGCTTCAATAAACCCCTGAGTCGAGCTAAAATATGCAACTTGAGCACCTGAAATTACTCccctctgctccacccagcccactttctctctgctctgcaaCACTCTGCTACGTTCTGAACAGTACTTTTCAGGTAGTCTCCCTTCAAAAGGTGCTGCTCAGTCAGAAAGAATTTAAATTCGCTCTATGGTTAGAAGGGCGAGCATTTAGTCTCTGCAccactgccagtgctgttcagcGAGTCTGcgtcacaggaggctttgacagcacctctccacaacaAGATAAGTTTTGGAACAGATCTctagtaaatacatttaaaaaacttaaGATACTGTATCTTTAACATTGACGTCGTTGTCACAATAAGATAAAGGGTATTGTTCCCACAGGGTTAAATGAACCAGAACAAATTGGAGAGTGCATGTTGTTCTTAAGAACACTAAATAATAAAGGTATCATTTgacaatcatttttaaatgccGGTGATTTGAAGTTATAGAGACGTTTCAAACATGGATTTTCAGTGTTAGCATACTCATGCTGTGTGGAAAGGGTTGTTTAATATTAACCACAAACAGTACTTCAGTAATTTATCATACTCTCTATACTATACAAACCTACAGAGAGACAACCACAAACAACTTAAAAGTAGCAACAATTTTAAAGTGGTCTTAACTCTGAAATGTAAAGTTAAACTTGGGAACTATATGCCTCCCAGGCCTCATTGAGTGTAACATTAATGTCATCCATCACCAGGGCAAGGTTCCCCTCCCACCACAGAAATCTGAACAAACTGCTTCCGCTGGCGTGAGCTCAATCACATACACATGTGTGAATTTTTGGCAGGAGGTTTGGGTGGCACCGGGCACAGCTTTCTCTCTACTACaacactgctgtgttttataGTCAATGACCCTAAGGGTGTTACATGCATTTCCGTTCCTCTGTTCCTGTGCAACACCCACCAACTCCCCCAACTTCCTTCTGTCTTAACCCTGACAGGAAGGAGGTGCCAGCAGGCTTTAAATGTGACAGCGCAGGTAAATCTGTGTCCTGCTGTCACAACTTCCACTGAAGGCTGCCGCAGCACTAGAATACTAAACTGATTACCGCTTTTCTTCTTAATGGATTCGGATCCTAACTCAGTGCAGATTTATCAGGGAGTTTTTTAACCTCAAATAAGCCTCTTTGTAGGAAACTACAAACTAAATCCAGTTACATTCAACTCGTGGCCTGAAGATATTATGGAACTGGTGCAGGAACTGGTCACTGAAATCAATGAACTGGCAAAAACCATCTAACAGTCCTGTCTGACCACCACAATGAATCCGAAGCCTGAATCCCTTCAAACAGCAGAGAATCTGAAGGAACTCATCTGGGTAAAGTAACTTATTTAGAAGTCTGCATCCAGCCACCGTTtaaaagtgatgtttttttttttttttgaagtgttGACAAAAATTGACAAAAATGACATCTTTTCATGTTAAAGTGAAAACTGCCAAATAAATGTCAAttagttaaaaatataaaacataaaataaatgacacatccTTCACATCCGTTGGTAATAGAGACAGCACTGTGTGTATGGGTCCTTATCTGCTTTGAACATCACAACACTGAAAGTCTCCTTTGTAAAACAAGCTCTGTCAGTTTGCACAAGGATCGTGATTGAACAGCCCTTTTCAAGTCCAGCCACAAATTCCCAATTGGATcaaggtctgggctctgactccACTCCAGAACATTAACCTTGTTCTCTTTTAACCAGTTCTGTGTAGCTTTGACCAAATGCCTTGGTTTACAATGACCTGCGTAGTTTCTAGTTtcttacaaatattttttacaggCACCGTAAAGGGCTACACAGATGTAAAAACATCTGGGACACCACATACCTAAACACGTTAAAGGGGAAGTTTTCTAAAATGGGACATGAAGTAAAAGCTGAGTGTCAGATTGCTGCAACAGCAGAAAATCACACCGAGCCTTCCTGATTGACAGGAACAGactaactgtatttttttatactgtagttATCCCTGAGCTGTAAgtacacatgtactgtaagCAGAACAAGTGATACTTGTTTCTGATGGCAGGCTTAATATAACTGTGGTTTATATACATTAACTCTAATAGATGGACAGCATCTGTCCCCTTCATTTATTTGTGATGCATTAGGATACTATATTGCAGATACGTAAATTCCTGTTGTTTCAAACCCACAACAGGACAGATGCAGAAGATGCAGGAGGAGCCAAATATCTATGTATGTGTCCACAACTCATCCTCCTCTCTAGATTcagtttattctgtttttgatGGGCCGTGCTGGATTTTTTTCCAGAGAAAGAATCTGTAGACGTTTCCAGCTgctaatattaaattaaaatcactCAAACACACTAAACATTGATTTATTCTGTGCTGTGCTTATGCAGTTGTATCATTGCTCTGACTTTGTGGAGGACTTTCTTTGGTAAACACTTATACACTGTATAGGGCATTTGGACATTTGAAGTTTGCAGTTTGATTTGAATAAGAGCATTACTTCTTAAGTTTGTTTTGTGGAAATCTATCATCATCtatttttactactactactgttgtTTCTACCACGGCTGCACCAGGACAGTGAAGTGGCACAAGCAACCAGTGAGCGAAACTGGCATTTTGCTGTGCTGGAATGAACAAATCTTCTTAAATAGGTGAACTGCTAGGCCCTGCTGCTGTGGGCTGTCCAGAGCTCCTATTCTTAGAACAGAACCAGGCCACAACTGGAcctgttttcacacacacagacacacacctgggTCACTTGTGACTCTTATGCAGCACACTGCAGTAAGGAAAGGGGGGACACATGTCTGCTGACTCACATTCATAAATCTTTCACTTAGAAGCTAACATAACACAAGCCTTCTGCACTTTGGAGCCTCAAAAATGCCCGTAGTACAGAATAACTAATTAGACCTATTAATCCAGTTTATTGCACCATGTTTTAGAGAAACACTTTTGCCAAAGTCACATAAGTTGTACAAATGTGAAGCCAAAAGCACATGTGACCTTTGGATGAAAAGCGGCAAACCATCTTCctgttttagtaaaaaaaacattggtggTGATATCAATAATACCAGTGTGCATTTTCGTAGCATACAGAGCTAGTTAAGCTTAATATCTACAACACCAACGTTTAGAGAAGCGACATATGTCACTTCACACACCTCCTTTTGCTGGTTGCTCCCTCTGTTATCAGCGTGCTATGCAACCTGATGCTTTCTCTGCCCATAAGCTCATACAAACTCCTGGTCACAATTAGAAACAAATGGCTACAATCGATGACAGCAGGTGAGATGCTGTGGACCACAGAGAAGGATGGGGGGAGTGCTAAGCAGCCAATGGAAACATCAAGCAGCCAACCAGAAGGTCAGCTGGCCAATGGAAGCCCCCATCACTGATGTGCAAGGTGTCCTGCCCATTTCCTGTTTCCATGGTGCTCAGTGAGAGGAACGTCGCGGTAAGCACTCGGAAACAATGGACAATGGCGTAGACACGCCCTCTCATTAGCGGCGTCCACAAAGGCTGGCACCATTATGTAGTCTGACACTGATACTGACACACTAACTCAAAGCGCACTCAAGAGTACAGCACACAGACACTCTCGATCACGGAGTGGGCCCTTGACCTAACCAGGAAGCCCTTGTGACATTCTCTTGCCATAAATAGTGGAGGTGTGCTTGTGCCACTGGCTATTTAAATGCATATTGATGCATCATGACAACTGCTGTTTAGATCAAAGGCTGGAAATAGACACAACGCTTCATTTGGAATTATCAAATGACAATAACACTTTGAACCATCACAGTTCCATAATATCTTCAGGCCAGGAGTTGAATGTAACTGGATTTAGTTTGTAGTTTCCTTGCTTTATATTCAAAGAGCCTTTCCCACCTGTTAGCTGCTCTCTCCAAACAGCTTACAGGTAGGAAGACACCTAGTCACCAGGTGCTGCAGttgatggaaaaaacaaaacaaaacatttctttgtctcatttgttttttaaaagcctaCTTATGGGGAAACCTTAAGAGACCTGGGACCATTTATCTACAATCTATAAACAAAGCAGCGTTTGCTTTccattttttccactttttccaATTTTAAGAAGCTGAATCCCCTACCGCAAATGGGGGTCAGACTAGTGCTGATGGTGTGGGGTACACCACGAGAACTAGGCAAACAGATCTTCCGCAATTAGCTGTCACGACCCTAAGAAAGGATGAGTTCTCTGATGTTTACCTCAATGGGTGTAAGTGAAGCAACCAAAAGTCTGAAGTGTGATACAGTGAACCAGAATGTCATGATGACAAAGGCTGAAGCCAGAGCGGAAGCAAGTAGTCTACAGGAATATAAACCAATACACCACTGAGACCCTCTGAAAATGATTCATTAGACGAGCACATCAGACTAGCAACAAAgccatcaataaaacatttgttttcacagacaATCTCCAGCCAATTAAGCTGAAAGAACTCTAGCGATCCAGTGTGTCAGCCTGAAAAGGTTGTGGAAAGAATTTTTCAATCATTGATCATCAACCAtactcagttttttttaatacagcagTTGTGTTAGCAGTGGAACATGTGAACATACTGACAGTCAATCATCATCTGGGCTAACTAAGGTGGACTGCAGTTCTACCTAATTAATataattgctgttgttttgcggGAACTGGCTGTCAGACTGTATTACAAACTGTGCCCCAATTTGTAATACAGCAGCAAGTTTAAGAAGACTCTGGTCTGTTTCGGACTCACAGATACAGATGGTGGCGAGGAGTCTGGTGGCGATGTATGGAGGCAGGCAATTCTGGAAGGCTGGCTGCAAGACGTAATTGGAGAAGGTGAGCGCTATGACAGCCAGTGTAGTCGGATACATGATGAGGACGGCGCTCCATAACAACAGGAAGCTATAGGACGGAGAGACACTGGGTTTCACAGCTGACAGTAAACAGTGCTTTGCTGCTGTaagtattaaagtatttttcaaCAGAGATTCATACAGAGAACTTGCTGCTGCAGACCCTTATACTTATACTGAGAGCTGCACAACAGAATCTCAGCTTCCTGCTACTGGTCTTAATACTGCTCCACTGCAGCAACTGGATTTGAGTGACTTGCTCAGCAGTTTTTTCTCATTAGATATAAATTAATGACACTGAGACATGAGGAGACAGGGGATGAAAGCCCTACTATAGGGCAGCATCCAAAGTACAGTGTGCCTTATCTTACTTTGAATGTGGCTGTTGCCTGGAATACTTTTGATGTGGTGATGTCCTCTTTTAGTAACAGAGGAGTGATCCCCAACTGTATTTTGTAATATACTAACAGAgggatgcccccccccccaaaaaagaggGAAATTATTATGTTACTAATTTCCAGGGATATGTTACTAATATTCATAATGTATGAAAAGGATCCATAAAAAATTAACTTGTCTACATGTGATATTTCTGCAAGGTTGGTCAGTCAGCAGATTTACAGATATGTTGCACATGGTTAGTTGTTGGCTGCTACATCCCTGTTGCTGTCACACAATAAACATTTATggatatttcaaaataaaaaagaaatgatctCTTGCAATTCTTATTGCAACTTTCTAATTCCACATAGTGCATTTCCCATACAAatcaatatatttaaaaaatgtatgagtGTGGCATGATTCAGCATTTGATTtactgatgcatttttaaattatggctTGATGTTTTATTGGGTTAACGTTTGGCCTTACTTTACAAAGCCACACAGCACCAAACTAGTTACACCACAGACATACATAGTGCATACACAGGGCACCGTTGGACTGTACAGAAACACTACGATCAGTTGACGTGTCATATGACCACAAAAGTCACAAGACAGCCAGACCTGATCGGTTCCAACCTGGCAGCCCCGTTAAAACAAAGTGCTTTGTGTACAGACCCTGAACCTTTGCAGTATTATCCATGCCAGCTAAGTACAAGAGCTTGAAACACAAAACCACTGTAATAAAAAGAGGaactaaacaaaaactacaacGCTTACCCCACTAGCCCTCCAAAGATTTCTGTCACATATGAATAGTCTCCTCCAGACTTTGGGATGGTGACACCCAGTTCAGCATAGCACAGGGACCCAAGGGCACAGATTCCCCCTCCACAAACCCAGACAATGAGTGACAGCCCCACTGAGCCTGCATGCTCCAATACTCCTTTAGGAGAGATGAATATTCCAGAGCCAATGATGTTCccttaaaagaaaagaagacataAAAGGGTTATTGACACTTGTTTAACAAAGCACGGATGAAAGAAGCACATTAGCTAAGAAATCTCAAGAGTCCTATTAAAACATCTcagtaaacaaattaaatcgCTAAGGATTCACTGAAACaggtgtttgtttcatttggtGACATGCAACTTTATTGTAATTAGCAATATGTCGATCCGCTGCGAGGACGAGTATTAACAGTAACACGGTAATGTAACTGTACGCAGATGTAAACGGTTACTTGTGtgttcagaaaagcattttaaagttatcattactttttttattatgctatgttattttatgatttatatgctttacttgtgttttatgttttattcttgcttttaatctgcttgtgtagcactttgagctttataaataaaatgaattattattattattattattattaaacttgTAAAaaagtcagaggtcaaaggttaaagaACCCTATCAATAGATACTGCAGCTTTTCCTAGAAGTCTAGCAGTAAGAATACAGAGAATGTAGATGGTAAGAACAATAATGAGACATGCTTAAGGAAAAGGTCAatgcttcttcttctcctctcatTGAACAGTCAAACAGCCTGCAGCATTACAGTTTTCATTTAGTGTTGTGTTGAGATGTTCTAACAGACACAATTTCATACATACCCAAGTTCATTACAGAAAGACATGTGCTGCTACACTGAAACCCTCAATCAAATAATTGTATGCTTATGTTTAAATTGCATGGCAACAAAGTCAGGGACAGAAAGCAGgaaaaatcaacatttttttaagtaaagctTTGAGAGCAACTCAAAAAGCTGCTGCATAGTTGTGGGTTGTCGTTTTTTCTCTGTATTCCTTTGTCTGAGATCTGATTCTGGTCTTTAATATTGCTCTAACACAAACGCTGACTTTGGTTCTCAATGCAGTAAATGCT
This window encodes:
- the slc7a10a gene encoding solute carrier family 7 member 10a codes for the protein MEDKEKKKDINSSNSDRVTLKKEIGLLSACAIIIGNIIGSGIFISPKGVLEHAGSVGLSLIVWVCGGGICALGSLCYAELGVTIPKSGGDYSYVTEIFGGLVGFLLLWSAVLIMYPTTLAVIALTFSNYVLQPAFQNCLPPYIATRLLATICILFLTWVNCSSVRWATRIQDVFTVGKLLALALIIVVGLVQICTGHYDALRPSVAFEFSQDPTVGQIALAFLQASFAYSGWNFLNYVTEEVVEPRKNLPRAIYISIPLVTLVYTMTNIAYFSSMTPQELLASNAVAVTFGEKLLGMFSWVMPISVALSTFGGINGYLFTSSRLCFSGAREGHLPYLLAMIHLKNCTPIPALLVCCIATIVILCIGETHNLINYVSFINYLSYGVTIAGLLYLRKKRPNLARPIKVNMLVPITYLIFWAVLLGFSLYSEPVVCGLGMVIMLTGVPVYFVGVQWKNKPKTIYRLVERVTYMGQKVCYVVFPQEDPSETEPLTSSKAID